A part of Manduca sexta isolate Smith_Timp_Sample1 chromosome 10, JHU_Msex_v1.0, whole genome shotgun sequence genomic DNA contains:
- the LOC119188936 gene encoding uncharacterized protein LOC119188936 produces MSSYLTFHDFSIHLMNRSLNVSFYTTSFISKKNLLIGNQRAKWEYIERLYKVDGFGGRARSTKLTEKHINPTSYDKMKVISKHERCGMMQAIDNVIYEHIKNNSPKWEPCGHPRSNMMEIGTKTIKNHMVKFAAQIKRE; encoded by the exons ATGAGCAGCTATCTCACTTTTCACgatttttccatacatttaatgAATCGTTCCTTAAATGTCTCTTTCTACACAACGTCCTTTATTAGT aaaaaaaaccTACTCATTGGCAACCAAAGGGCAAAGTGGGAGTATATTGAGAGACTTTATAAAGTGGATGGTTTTGGTGGCAGAGCAAGAAGCACCAAACTTACTGAGAAGCACATAAATCCAACTTCATATGacaaaatgaag GTCATCAGCAAACATGAAAGGTGTGGAATGATGCAAGCAATTGATAATGtcatttatgaacatattaaaaataacagtcccAAATGGGAGCCCTGTGGGCACCCCAGAAGCAATATGATGGAAATTGGAACTAAAACCATTAAGAACCACATG gtCAAATTTGCAGCCCAA ATCAAGAGAGAATAA